In a single window of the Canis lupus familiaris isolate Mischka breed German Shepherd chromosome 2, alternate assembly UU_Cfam_GSD_1.0, whole genome shotgun sequence genome:
- the ZBTB8OS gene encoding protein archease isoform X10 produces the protein MKGGSRVSSAAIMAQEEEDIRDYNLTEEQKAIKAKYPPAIRKYEYLDHTADVQLHAWGDTLEEAFEQCAMAMFGYMTDTGTVEPLQTVEVETQGDDLQSLLFHFLDEWLYKFSADEFFIPREVKVGRRIFIVQAPSG, from the exons ATGAAGGGCGGAAGTAGAGTGTCCAGTGCGGCAATTATGGCGCAGGAAGAGGAAGATATTCGAGATTACAATTTGACTGAAGAGCAGAAGGCGATCAAGGCCAAGTATCCTCCAGCCATTCGGAAGTACGAGT aTTTGGATCATACAGCAGATGTCCA GTTACATGCATGGGGAGATACTCTGGAGGAAGCATTTGAGCAATGTGCAATGGCCATGTTTGGTTACATGACAGATACTGGGACTGTGGAGCCTCTGCAAACAGTAGAAGTAGAAACCCAAG GAGATGACTTACAGTCTCTTCTGTTTCACTTTTTGGATGAATGGCTTTATAAGTTCAGTGCTGATGAATTCTTCATACCCCGG gaagTGAAG GTGGGGAGAAGAATTTTCATTGTCCAAGCACCCTCAG GATGA
- the ZBTB8OS gene encoding protein archease isoform X9: MKGGSRVSSAAIMAQEEEDIRDYNLTEEQKAIKAKYPPAIRKYEYLDHTADVQLHAWGDTLEEAFEQCAMAMFGYMTDTGTVEPLQTVEVETQGDDLQSLLFHFLDEWLYKFSADEFFIPREVKVGRRIFIVQAPSGN; this comes from the exons ATGAAGGGCGGAAGTAGAGTGTCCAGTGCGGCAATTATGGCGCAGGAAGAGGAAGATATTCGAGATTACAATTTGACTGAAGAGCAGAAGGCGATCAAGGCCAAGTATCCTCCAGCCATTCGGAAGTACGAGT aTTTGGATCATACAGCAGATGTCCA GTTACATGCATGGGGAGATACTCTGGAGGAAGCATTTGAGCAATGTGCAATGGCCATGTTTGGTTACATGACAGATACTGGGACTGTGGAGCCTCTGCAAACAGTAGAAGTAGAAACCCAAG GAGATGACTTACAGTCTCTTCTGTTTCACTTTTTGGATGAATGGCTTTATAAGTTCAGTGCTGATGAATTCTTCATACCCCGG gaagTGAAG GTGGGGAGAAGAATTTTCATTGTCCAAGCACCCTCAG GGAACTGA
- the ZBTB8OS gene encoding protein archease isoform X1 produces the protein MKGGSRVSSAAIMAQEEEDIRDYNLTEEQKAIKAKYPPAIRKYEYLDHTADVQLHAWGDTLEEAFEQCAMAMFGYMTDTGTVEPLQTVEVETQGDDLQSLLFHFLDEWLYKFSADEFFIPREVKVLQIDQRNFKLRSIGWGEEFSLSKHPQILFIHDREKQRHRQREKQKQAPHWEPDAGLDPGTPGSCPGPKAGAKPLSHPGIPKFFVVGKPC, from the exons ATGAAGGGCGGAAGTAGAGTGTCCAGTGCGGCAATTATGGCGCAGGAAGAGGAAGATATTCGAGATTACAATTTGACTGAAGAGCAGAAGGCGATCAAGGCCAAGTATCCTCCAGCCATTCGGAAGTACGAGT aTTTGGATCATACAGCAGATGTCCA GTTACATGCATGGGGAGATACTCTGGAGGAAGCATTTGAGCAATGTGCAATGGCCATGTTTGGTTACATGACAGATACTGGGACTGTGGAGCCTCTGCAAACAGTAGAAGTAGAAACCCAAG GAGATGACTTACAGTCTCTTCTGTTTCACTTTTTGGATGAATGGCTTTATAAGTTCAGTGCTGATGAATTCTTCATACCCCGG gaagTGAAGGTACTTCAAATTGatcaaagaaatttcaaattacGGTCAATTGG GTGGGGAGAAGAATTTTCATTGTCCAAGCACCCTCAG attttattcattcatgatagagagaagcagagacacaggcagagggagaagcagaagcaggctccacactgggagcccgatgcaggactagatcctgggactccaggatcgtgccctgggccaaaggcaggcgccaaaccgctgagccacccagggatccctaagttcTTTGTTGTTGGAAAACCATGTTAA
- the ZBTB8OS gene encoding protein archease isoform X5: MKGGSRVSSAAIMAQEEEDIRDYNLTEEQKAIKAKYPPAIRKYEYLDHTADVQLHAWGDTLEEAFEQCAMAMFGYMTDTGTVEPLQTVEVETQGDDLQSLLFHFLDEWLYKFSADEFFIPREVKVLQIDQRNFKLRSIGWGEEFSLSKHPQDEFPG; encoded by the exons ATGAAGGGCGGAAGTAGAGTGTCCAGTGCGGCAATTATGGCGCAGGAAGAGGAAGATATTCGAGATTACAATTTGACTGAAGAGCAGAAGGCGATCAAGGCCAAGTATCCTCCAGCCATTCGGAAGTACGAGT aTTTGGATCATACAGCAGATGTCCA GTTACATGCATGGGGAGATACTCTGGAGGAAGCATTTGAGCAATGTGCAATGGCCATGTTTGGTTACATGACAGATACTGGGACTGTGGAGCCTCTGCAAACAGTAGAAGTAGAAACCCAAG GAGATGACTTACAGTCTCTTCTGTTTCACTTTTTGGATGAATGGCTTTATAAGTTCAGTGCTGATGAATTCTTCATACCCCGG gaagTGAAGGTACTTCAAATTGatcaaagaaatttcaaattacGGTCAATTGG GTGGGGAGAAGAATTTTCATTGTCCAAGCACCCTCAG GATGAATTCCCAGGCTGA
- the ZBTB8OS gene encoding protein archease isoform X3: MKGGSRVSSAAIMAQEEEDIRDYNLTEEQKAIKAKYPPAIRKYEYLDHTADVQLHAWGDTLEEAFEQCAMAMFGYMTDTGTVEPLQTVEVETQGDDLQSLLFHFLDEWLYKFSADEFFIPREVKVLQIDQRNFKLRSIGWGEEFSLSKHPQGTEVKAITYSAMQVYDEEKPEVFVIIDI; this comes from the exons ATGAAGGGCGGAAGTAGAGTGTCCAGTGCGGCAATTATGGCGCAGGAAGAGGAAGATATTCGAGATTACAATTTGACTGAAGAGCAGAAGGCGATCAAGGCCAAGTATCCTCCAGCCATTCGGAAGTACGAGT aTTTGGATCATACAGCAGATGTCCA GTTACATGCATGGGGAGATACTCTGGAGGAAGCATTTGAGCAATGTGCAATGGCCATGTTTGGTTACATGACAGATACTGGGACTGTGGAGCCTCTGCAAACAGTAGAAGTAGAAACCCAAG GAGATGACTTACAGTCTCTTCTGTTTCACTTTTTGGATGAATGGCTTTATAAGTTCAGTGCTGATGAATTCTTCATACCCCGG gaagTGAAGGTACTTCAAATTGatcaaagaaatttcaaattacGGTCAATTGG GTGGGGAGAAGAATTTTCATTGTCCAAGCACCCTCAG GGAACTGAAGTCAAGGCAATAACCTACTCAGCAATGCAGGTCTATGATGAAGAGAAGCCAGAAGTTTTTGTGATCATTGACATTTAa
- the ZBTB8OS gene encoding protein archease isoform X8, giving the protein MKGGSRVSSAAIMAQEEEDIRDYNLTEEQKAIKAKYPPAIRKYEYLDHTADVQLHAWGDTLEEAFEQCAMAMFGYMTDTGTVEPLQTVEVETQGDDLQSLLFHFLDEWLYKFSADEFFIPREVKVGRRIFIVQAPSDFIHS; this is encoded by the exons ATGAAGGGCGGAAGTAGAGTGTCCAGTGCGGCAATTATGGCGCAGGAAGAGGAAGATATTCGAGATTACAATTTGACTGAAGAGCAGAAGGCGATCAAGGCCAAGTATCCTCCAGCCATTCGGAAGTACGAGT aTTTGGATCATACAGCAGATGTCCA GTTACATGCATGGGGAGATACTCTGGAGGAAGCATTTGAGCAATGTGCAATGGCCATGTTTGGTTACATGACAGATACTGGGACTGTGGAGCCTCTGCAAACAGTAGAAGTAGAAACCCAAG GAGATGACTTACAGTCTCTTCTGTTTCACTTTTTGGATGAATGGCTTTATAAGTTCAGTGCTGATGAATTCTTCATACCCCGG gaagTGAAG GTGGGGAGAAGAATTTTCATTGTCCAAGCACCCTCAG attttattcattcatga
- the ZBTB8OS gene encoding protein archease isoform X2, translated as MKGGSRVSSAAIMAQEEEDIRDYNLTEEQKAIKAKYPPAIRKYEYLDHTADVQLHAWGDTLEEAFEQCAMAMFGYMTDTGTVEPLQTVEVETQGDDLQSLLFHFLDEWLYKFSADEFFIPREVKILFIHDREKQRHRQREKQKQAPHWEPDAGLDPGTPGSCPGPKAGAKPLSHPGIPKFFVVGKPC; from the exons ATGAAGGGCGGAAGTAGAGTGTCCAGTGCGGCAATTATGGCGCAGGAAGAGGAAGATATTCGAGATTACAATTTGACTGAAGAGCAGAAGGCGATCAAGGCCAAGTATCCTCCAGCCATTCGGAAGTACGAGT aTTTGGATCATACAGCAGATGTCCA GTTACATGCATGGGGAGATACTCTGGAGGAAGCATTTGAGCAATGTGCAATGGCCATGTTTGGTTACATGACAGATACTGGGACTGTGGAGCCTCTGCAAACAGTAGAAGTAGAAACCCAAG GAGATGACTTACAGTCTCTTCTGTTTCACTTTTTGGATGAATGGCTTTATAAGTTCAGTGCTGATGAATTCTTCATACCCCGG gaagTGAAG attttattcattcatgatagagagaagcagagacacaggcagagggagaagcagaagcaggctccacactgggagcccgatgcaggactagatcctgggactccaggatcgtgccctgggccaaaggcaggcgccaaaccgctgagccacccagggatccctaagttcTTTGTTGTTGGAAAACCATGTTAA
- the ZBTB8OS gene encoding protein archease isoform X4, giving the protein MKGGSRVSSAAIMAQEEEDIRDYNLTEEQKAIKAKYPPAIRKYEYLDHTADVQLHAWGDTLEEAFEQCAMAMFGYMTDTGTVEPLQTVEVETQGDDLQSLLFHFLDEWLYKFSADEFFIPREVKVLQIDQRNFKLRSIGFYSFMIERSRDTGRGRSRSRLHTGSPMQD; this is encoded by the exons ATGAAGGGCGGAAGTAGAGTGTCCAGTGCGGCAATTATGGCGCAGGAAGAGGAAGATATTCGAGATTACAATTTGACTGAAGAGCAGAAGGCGATCAAGGCCAAGTATCCTCCAGCCATTCGGAAGTACGAGT aTTTGGATCATACAGCAGATGTCCA GTTACATGCATGGGGAGATACTCTGGAGGAAGCATTTGAGCAATGTGCAATGGCCATGTTTGGTTACATGACAGATACTGGGACTGTGGAGCCTCTGCAAACAGTAGAAGTAGAAACCCAAG GAGATGACTTACAGTCTCTTCTGTTTCACTTTTTGGATGAATGGCTTTATAAGTTCAGTGCTGATGAATTCTTCATACCCCGG gaagTGAAGGTACTTCAAATTGatcaaagaaatttcaaattacGGTCAATTGG attttattcattcatgatagagagaagcagagacacaggcagagggagaagcagaagcaggctccacactgggagcccgatgcaggactag
- the ZBTB8OS gene encoding protein archease isoform X6, with product MKGGSRVSSAAIMAQEEEDIRDYNLTEEQKAIKAKYPPAIRKYEYLDHTADVQLHAWGDTLEEAFEQCAMAMFGYMTDTGTVEPLQTVEVETQGDDLQSLLFHFLDEWLYKFSADEFFIPREVKVLQIDQRNFKLRSIGMNSQADIGLSS from the exons ATGAAGGGCGGAAGTAGAGTGTCCAGTGCGGCAATTATGGCGCAGGAAGAGGAAGATATTCGAGATTACAATTTGACTGAAGAGCAGAAGGCGATCAAGGCCAAGTATCCTCCAGCCATTCGGAAGTACGAGT aTTTGGATCATACAGCAGATGTCCA GTTACATGCATGGGGAGATACTCTGGAGGAAGCATTTGAGCAATGTGCAATGGCCATGTTTGGTTACATGACAGATACTGGGACTGTGGAGCCTCTGCAAACAGTAGAAGTAGAAACCCAAG GAGATGACTTACAGTCTCTTCTGTTTCACTTTTTGGATGAATGGCTTTATAAGTTCAGTGCTGATGAATTCTTCATACCCCGG gaagTGAAGGTACTTCAAATTGatcaaagaaatttcaaattacGGTCAATTGG GATGAATTCCCAGGCTGACATAGGGCTATCTTCATGA
- the ZBTB8OS gene encoding protein archease isoform X7, with translation MAMFGYMTDTGTVEPLQTVEVETQGDDLQSLLFHFLDEWLYKFSADEFFIPREVKVLQIDQRNFKLRSIGWGEEFSLSKHPQILFIHDREKQRHRQREKQKQAPHWEPDAGLDPGTPGSCPGPKAGAKPLSHPGIPKFFVVGKPC, from the exons ATGGCCATGTTTGGTTACATGACAGATACTGGGACTGTGGAGCCTCTGCAAACAGTAGAAGTAGAAACCCAAG GAGATGACTTACAGTCTCTTCTGTTTCACTTTTTGGATGAATGGCTTTATAAGTTCAGTGCTGATGAATTCTTCATACCCCGG gaagTGAAGGTACTTCAAATTGatcaaagaaatttcaaattacGGTCAATTGG GTGGGGAGAAGAATTTTCATTGTCCAAGCACCCTCAG attttattcattcatgatagagagaagcagagacacaggcagagggagaagcagaagcaggctccacactgggagcccgatgcaggactagatcctgggactccaggatcgtgccctgggccaaaggcaggcgccaaaccgctgagccacccagggatccctaagttcTTTGTTGTTGGAAAACCATGTTAA